The following coding sequences lie in one Zingiber officinale cultivar Zhangliang chromosome 2B, Zo_v1.1, whole genome shotgun sequence genomic window:
- the LOC122045308 gene encoding uncharacterized protein LOC122045308, protein MDHGGNGMPRGMLQMGSGGLLGLDVALPPHQQQMQQQARHMLPFQAAGDVGEHYPFGRHGQNVPTFVRTKQQPGSYGEAEPADDQAALRSLTQPAPAASPWQRMKWTDSMVRLLIKVVYRVGDDGSGGGAEGELQHVAEGKGKSKAGEGAAATTAMLQKKGKWKSVSRAMMETGFSVSPQQCEDKFNDLNKRYKRVNDLLGKGTACRVVENRALLDTMDHLSPKAKQEARKLLNSKHLFFREMCAYHHAGGGGSCVSAAAPLPQQVPPPSHQNPQQQQQQQQQQLCFHHSQCSRSDAKGVVSSRAMAAPVAADEEGMMMDEEVDDDDDVDSDDEEDFGDSDYADKDYLEEGHRSKRRHHPQHKHEEGEEDVDSKELVSPGRKKRRVSSQMSASPSLSLTLSSQSGAMQQLQSELMAAMPSGDGGGGEHQLQQWLQKKAAELEEQRVAYRCRAFQLERQRFNWLRFCTNKEREMERSKLENDRRRLENDRMLLLLRQKELELIQAGGGFANADHLPSTAA, encoded by the coding sequence atggaTCATGGAGGAAATGGGATGCCGAGGGGGATGTTGCAGATGGGCTCTGGGGGTTTGCTCGGGTTGGACGTCGCGCTGCCTCCGCATCAACAGCAGATGCAGCAGCAGGCGCGCCACATGCTGCCTTTCCAGGCCGCCGGCGACGTGGGAGAACATTACCCGTTTGGCCGTCACGGTCAGAACGTGCCCACGTTCGTGCGGACCAAGCAGCAGCCGGGCTCGTACGGGGAGGCTGAACCGGCGGATGACCAGGCGGCACTGCGGTCTTTGACGCAACCGGCGCCGGCAGCGTCTCCGTGGCAGAGGATGAAGTGGACGGACAGCATGGTGAGATTGCTCATCAAGGTAGTGTATCGCGTCGGCGACGACGGCAGCGGCGGCGGAGCTGAGGGTGAGCTGCAGCATGTGGCAGAGGGCAAGGGGAAGAGTAAGGCGGGGGAGGGGGCGGCGGCGACTACGGCGATGTTGCAGAAGAAGGGGAAGTGGAAGTCGGTGTCTCGGGCGATGATGGAGACGGGGTTTTCGGTGTCGCCGCAGCAGTGCGAGGACAAGTTCAACGACCTCAACAAGCGGTACAAGCGGGTGAACGACTTGCTTGGAAAGGGCACCGCCTGCCGGGTGGTGGAGAACCGGGCTCTGCTCGACACCATGGACCACCTCTCGCCCAAGGCCAAGCAGGAGGCGCGCAAACTCCTCAATTCCAAACACCTCTTCTTCCGCGAAATGTGCGCTTACCACCACGCCGGAGGCGGTGGCTCCTGCGTCTCTGCCGCCGCGCCCCTTCCTCAGCAAGTGCCCCCGCCGTCACATCAGAAtcctcagcagcagcagcagcagcagcaacaacaactctGTTTCCACCACTCTCAGTGTAGCCGCTCCGACGCGAAAGGCGTGGTCTCTAGCCGAGCCATGGCGGCGCCGGTCGCCGCTGACGAAGAAGGAATGATGATGGATGAAGAAgtggacgacgacgacgacgtcgACAGCGACGACGAGGAGGATTTCGGCGACAGTGACTACGCGGACAAGGACTATTTGGAAGAGGGGCACCGCAGCAAGCGCCGCCATCACCCGCAGCACAAGCACGAGGAGGGAGAGGAGGACGTGGACAGCAAGGAGTTGGTGTCGCCGGGGAGAAAGAAGCGGAGGGTGTCATCCCAAATGTCGGCTTCTCCGTCGCTTTCGCTGACTCTCTCGTCGCAGTCCGGCGCAATGCAGCAGCTGCAGTCGGAGCTGATGGCCGCCATGCCGTCCGGCGACGGCGGCGGAGGGGAGCATCAGCTGCAGCAGTGGCTGCAGAAGAAGGCGGCGGAGCTAGAGGAGCAACGGGTGGCATACCGTTGCCGCGCCTTCCAGCTCGAGCGGCAGCGCTTCAATTGGCTCCGCTTCTGCACCAACAAAGAGCGCGAGATGGAGCGCTCGAAGCTGGAGAACGATCGCCGCCGCCTCGAGAACGATCGCATGCTGCTGCTGCTCCGCCAAAAGGAGCTAGAGCTGATTCAAGCCGGCGGTGGCTTCGCCAATGCAGATCACCTTCCTTCCACCGCCGCCTAA